One Papaver somniferum cultivar HN1 chromosome 10, ASM357369v1, whole genome shotgun sequence genomic window carries:
- the LOC113318617 gene encoding uncharacterized protein LOC113318617 — translation MMISSFSATQLSISSSLTTFRHSHRHFTNEIPTQISFRPYHQINKKNKINIRPYCAMEIPSQPKELIELNTESDFKSLISPDDNGYLSICGFGSLLSERSSRSTFPDLINFRIAKLIGFRRVFAHTAPIFFERGIANPQTQEISSLSVEPCEGETLVVTVFEIKESEIPSFIEREHEFRFLAVVPQTLEGTLFHQPAVLCGRYSDKEYFEFRCKGSKEIYHERYGRYGIEKIWRDDILPCRVYLRHCVLAAKNLGDVAYNNFLDHTFLGDRRTTIREYLATKGGSTIMEEEPPELLKTRYGG, via the exons atgatgatatcttctttTTCTGCTACCCAactttcaatttcatcatctctaACCACATTCAGACACAGTCATCGTCATTTCACAAACGAAATCCCAACCCAAATTTCTTTCCGTCCTTACCATCAAATTAACAAGAAGAACAAAATTAACATCAGACCGTATTGTGCCATGGAAATTCCCAGTCAACCCAAAGAGTTAATCGAACTCAATACCGAGTCCGACTTCAAATCTCTTATCTCCCCGGATGATAATGGTTATCTCTCCATATGTGGATTTGGTTCTCTTCTCTCCGAGAGAAGTTCCAGGAGTACATTTCCGGATCTCATCAATTTCAGGATTGCTAAATTAATCGGGTTTCGACGTGTATTTGCTCACACTGCTCCGATTTTCTTTGAACGCGGAATCGCCAATCCTCAAACCCAG GAGATTTCGAGTTTAAGTGTAGAACCATGTGAAGGTGAAACACTTGTAGTAACTGTCTTCGAAATCAAAGAATCCGAG ATTCCATCTTTTATTGAAAGAGAACACGAATTTCGGTTTCTAGCT GTGGTACCTCAAACACTAGAAGGGACCTTGTTTCATCAACCCGCT GTGCTTTGTGGTCGTTACAGTGACAAAGAGTATTTTGAGTTTAGATGCAAAG GAAGCAAGGAGATATATCATGAGCGATATGGACGATATGGTATTGAGAAGATATGGAGGGATGATATCTTACCTTGCCGTGTTTACCTTCGACACTG TGTTTTGGCAGCAAAGAATCTGGGTGATGTCGCTTATAACAACTTCTTGGATCACACTTTCCTCGGCGACAGGAGGACAACCATTCGTGAGTATTTGGCTACCAAAGGAGGTTCGACAATCATGGAAGAGGAGCCTCCAGAGCTACTCAAGACCCGCTATGGTGGTTGA
- the LOC113315073 gene encoding probable F-box protein At4g22030, with product MAALTALNLLCSTSYSSISKPRNGVSVILRVLKFPALSHLSLPTLPTNETTTISFKEVMKTSANSPKDRSGDTSPRTVAAELYMIMEVVAERIEMHKNIGEQRNNWNTLLLNSINAITIAATTMSGLASTGVIGSSPSHLLALKISSTLLYSAATGMMVVMNTIQPSQLAEEQRNATRLFKQLHEQIKTELSLSSNSAITQMDVKQAMESVLALDKAYPLPLLGGVMIEKFPKNAKPAIWWPQRKQDQEEKQFANGTVEKNGWSNKLEREMRYIVEALKSRDTEEYVRLSNMVLKINKILAISGPLLTGIGAIGSAFIGSPSQGSTAVFCGVLAGALATLVNTLEHGGQVGIVLEMYKASAGSFQLLEETIDSTLKEKEVEKRENGEIFERWWL from the coding sequence ATGGCAGCTCTTACAGCCTTAAATCTATTGTGTTCTACTTCCTATTCATCGATTTCCAAGCCAAGAAATGGCGTCAGTGTCATCCTTCGAGTCCTAAAATTTCCAGCACTTTCTCATTTGTCTCTTCCTACACTACCTACAAATGAAACCACAACCATTAGCTTTAAAGAAGTTATGAAGACAAGTGCTAATAGCCCTAAAGATCGTAGTGGTGATACTAGTCCGAGAACAGTGGCTGCCGAGCTATATATGATCATGGAAGTTGTTGCAGAAAGAAtagagatgcataaaaatattgGAGAACAGAGAAACAATTGGAATACCCTTCTTTTGAACTCCATTAATGCAATCACTATCGCTGCTACAACTATGTCAGGACTTGCATCAACTGGTGTCATTGGATCATCACCATCCCACCTTTTGGCTCTTAAAATATCTTCTACTTTATTATATTCAGCAGCAACAGGGATGATGGTGGTGATGAACACAATTCAACCTTCGCAACTTGCAGAAGAACAAAGAAATGCAACAAGATTGTTCAAACAACTTCATGAACAGATCAAAACCGAACTTTCTCTATCTTCTAATAGTGCTATTACTCAAATGGATGTGAAACAAGCAATGGAGAGTGTTTTGGCTCTTGATAAAGCTTACCCACTTCCACTGCTTGGAGGTGTAATGATTGAAAAATTCCCAAAGAACGCCAAACCAGCAATTTGGTGGCCACAACGGaaacaagaccaagaagaaaaacAGTTCGCTAATGGTACAGTAGAAAAGAACGGCTGGAGTAATAAGCTTGAGAGGGAAATGAGATACATAGTCGAAGCATTGAAGAGTAGAGATACTGAAGAATACGTTAGATTAAGTAACATGGTCTTAAAAATCAACAAGATTTTAGCTATTTCAGGTCCATTGCTAACAGGTATTGGTGCAATAGGTTCAGCTTTCATTGGCTCGCCTTCTCAGGGATCAACAGCCGTGTTTTGTGGCGTCCTTGCTGGAGCATTGGCCACCCTTGTAAATACATTGGAACATGGTGGACAAGTAGGAATAGTGTTAGAAATGTATAAAGCTTCTGCTGGTTCATTCCAATTACTAGAAGAGACTATAGATTCTACATTGAAAGAAAAAGAAGTTGAAAAAAGAGAGAATGGAGAAATATTTGAAAGATGGTGGCTTTAA